The following nucleotide sequence is from Acyrthosiphon pisum isolate AL4f chromosome A2, pea_aphid_22Mar2018_4r6ur, whole genome shotgun sequence.
taatttctaacgttttgtttatcaccatagaaacaaataaaaataaaaataacaattttagttattttgttttaatttataataacttacagcctattataaaatataatatcaatataaaatatctagactgacgaacctctcagaatcgtttttcgtatacaatgatatgatatcattgaattcaaatgtaataaaatccattataatgtgatccacttgtaaactactgtacagcagagggacatccacttacctacttttcttatattgtattctagtatcttaatttattttccattaatttgatagttttcgaatgttttattaaatagtttttgtataatattcgtcattatacctaactaaaatgtacaaataattttgtacctagttaaaaatgtataatatgtttaattctattttaattatctgttggttaggattgaacatttaaattaagatttggtttgattaggtatttaaaccaagaataacaatttttgttttttgttttaatttaaaattattatttgtagaaacttgaaacttttaaagtaaaatattatttaatatacactcaattacatttttaaatgcaatgttttcggcGTAAATTACTCCAACCTACAGTCttacttatagtaaaatagataaaattaacatcattaatattataacaaagtaTACTTAATAGTTGCATAAGTTGACAGACCATCTTCGCTTAGAATCTTTTTTTCGTATAGATTGGTTTTAtgtcattgaattaaaatttaatacattaacccatttgataatgtatttataagttGTGTACTACTTAAGCATTGTCCTGCAGTGATACAAAATTCAGTTCATTAAATGAgatccctattttttttttttggtaaatgttGATGTACCTTCCTTCCAAATTCTAAATTTAATCAagtagttttttagttattaaaatgtttatactaatgTTAAACTCCTTTAAAtggatttacaaaaatattatatgggtggAAGATTCAATCTAGTGTTCGAATTTGACAGTTGGGGTCGTTTTTACAAATTGTGTATGCTactgatagattaatattaattactaacattttaaaatcaccaTAGCTTGCAGTAGAAAAGcgaaaaactgaattttttatCCCTACAGAACACTTTTTAAGTAGTACGAAAGAAtcttaagatattaaaaaatatggtcttttagtaaaattataaataattccaaGAATTTTGAACAACTGCactattgaagaaaaatttGGAATGAGCATGTTTGTTGAATCTtcctacattatatttatgttgtacaaacagtagctataatattacgtaataaaagattatttgtacagattatttgattaatatgatatatgggACATAGGAATAGGCTAGAATATTTACTTGTATGTAGCGTAGCAACACAACcgtgtatattacctatattataatgggaACCAAACGTTCCATTTAAACCGTGTAAATATTTTGGTGTTCTTTGTTTAAGCCTACAGGCCTAGTGAATGAACTAACACCCTAATGGTCAATTTATGATAGACgcctttataaatttatacttcTATAGTTACAGAAGaccattatatttttggtattataaatgtatagccATTGacagaataatattagatacataattttttttgtataaatattttcatctattttttaataatatatttattgtatttaaattaatttaacaatttttgaatgttttattaaaaagcttttgtaatatatttgttaatacaaCGGACATTTGCAGATGATTTTGTAGCTGAAAGTGtataatttgcttattgtttaatttctatagctaaggattgaacatttaaaataaggtttctcataactcataagtagttaatactgtaaacaaaaaaatgtataaaatatatatctaagtcttaaacatgattttttttacaaatatttttaattcaagtttGGATGAAATttgataggtatttaaacagagaacaataataataatataaatactctcAACACAGCACCATCTATCAACGGCCGGCATCACAAAAATGCCATTGCACACAAACCATGTCgttccaatataataaaaatgtttgtgaagAAGTGTTACTACATTTTAGACAGGTTAAATTTAGttaacataaatttattatttgaattattgtgCCTGAGGTATCCCTGCGATTTTCAAAAAGCGCTGGTCAACCGAATTTTTAGTCAGATGGCTTCAACATTATGTCTTTAGACACACAAATTGACGGGATAACATTTtcgaatgtaatttttttggcataaataaattaataacctactgtattactaagcctaatatagtaaaataaattactttaatggcaataataatatcataaaatattattagaaaaatgtgatttttataatttctttagtaTTAAGTACCGATGGAATTCTGACGGTTAGTCTTAACCGATACTTAACCGGCCATTACAAACGAGCCGCAAgagtgtaaaacaaaaaaaatgtacctcaGTGTGCCCTACACGTATTGCCCCACGTATACAattcaagttaaatatttaatataaatacctaaactccaagtattataatatgagtaattGTTGCTcggtatatgtatttttttcttctaattaatataattgtaacagATAGTATCCGTTTATTCACGACacacaattaataaaccaataatagtaaatagattgAAAGTAGGTATATTCAGCGATAGTTCTATCGAATAAATGAATAGGCAAATGACCTCAATAACAAATTGGCAaattcgagtataatatattatattatattatagtatgatattgcattatattatagtctaatataaagaaattcatataatagttgACAAGATATGAGAGCTTGTCATTATCGCAAAATAGACAACTATGTACACATATTAAACTAGAAACAGGATGTAAAAGATAGCGAACCATAGGCGATCCGCTATACTTCGTGGAAACAGCATTATGTTTTTCTATACATGCACACCGCAGGCTACAGATTAGGAATATCGCAAGTACCTACGTGGactgagtcgatggtcacacggaccacatccgttagagacAAGATCGATAGGCAGCACGGATAGTacccgtttactcacaacaataaagtattattatatgaacagATAAATTAGGAATAGTGAGTGgataaacgacctccttaaacaattttggcaatagtcaaaattgcaaatatacgaatacaatagAAGGTTAATCATATAGTCAAATAACCGAGTGATTAATCgcgaaccatattatattttctgagaacacaaaacacgtatcagttgacaggatatggggattgccaaagccacgagtagatatacatatatatgtaaatgtacGCAATTTGGATACCAGGATGtggtaactgataaatatttagtaattcatAGAGAGATGACTTTCTGCACAACACCGCAAATAACAAATTAGCTGTCAGAACATTatggcgaatactcagattagattaggaatatcgcaagtgcgtgggttgagtcgatggtcacacagACCACATCCGCTAGAGACAAGATAGCatatcgataggcagggggagcagggacccgaatataaaagggagcctgaaacagcctgtattcagacgtgtctactccagagcacaacaagcaccttcacgtcactctgtgtaagaaattgtcatttggacttagtcaaaattactgaagaacattttaataaactacaaagtatcttttcatctgtctacatttatttataaactaccttgtcaacatcttcatcatcaacaaaagtggtcttgcttcctgtaaaatcataatatactcgtagtcaacggctatcagaatattaatctGACCGCTCCAACCTATCTCAAACGGAGGATTTTTCTTGGCTGTAAAAATTTCGTCAGTTTTTAAACGCACatcatttaaatgttcaatcaatCATcacacgacataatattatattatttgataaattcacTTTACTTGTACGTcgtacacataaataaatattcttttcgTTTATGTACTCaacaacaacaaataacaatatcaatattgtCGTAATTAATTTCTTTCGCGTAACACTTGCGACTCCACATTATcactgataacaatataatattgtggagGCCCAGTGGCCTCACCACATTGCTCTCCTCCACCGGTCGCGCCTCCTTAAGTTGGCAACACCGCTCGGTACCTCCGCGGCGTTCGCGCCTACGAAGCGTCGGGCGGCTGTCACGGCCCCGGACCCAGTCTTTTCCACCCGCTACGCGCAACGGTACCATCCGCGCTCGCATCAAGTTTTCGTCCCGACAGCGCGCGCCCGTGTCAGCAAGTCCGCCATTTTGCCGCTACGACCACTGGTCTTTGGGTTGAGCAACGTCGTCGGCGAACCGCGATCGAACGCTAAACCCCCCAACTCACGCGAGACCGGCATTCGCCTTAACTGTTAATTGTTCAACTGTTGTGTTAAACAAAGTTTATCCGTATTAATCATATTACGTCTCGCGTAGTCGCGTTCCGTTATTCACGTTGGCCGCGACGAAGTAGCATAATTCGCCGTGCGCCACGATATCATCACAGATTtgaggtaataaaaataaaagttctgtgataaaaattaatctcGTGTTATCGTTATTTGTTGTGAGACTTGTCGAGtagtttctattattttatactccGCAGACGACGTAACctcaattttttaaatgaaggcgttttataattttaaattcaaaataaatcgtATTGTAAACATTTCTCAATCTTTAAAGTTATAGCCCTTAAGTTACTACGTCGATCAATACTgactgttttatattattattttggttctGAATAATCTTTAGTCGGATACGTTTTCGATAAGATAAACTGTAAATACCATTTGTCATTTGCGTCACAGATTTCGGTTGAAGTAAACCACctacaataaataatgtgtaagacagaacataatattctataacgaattcaataatattttatgaacacaaCTTAGCGTTTTATTGTATCGgagaaataaaagtataaataatattggtacCGCACCATCTCTGAACAAtagttatcataattcataaccgaagcaaaaaaaaatttaatgtcaatattattgttttaagggCCGAAACACGGCTAAACACACATTGAGTATATGAAAagcaaaattcaaattattatacatactattgtAATCCAATATAATATGCTCGTGTCACGATGTTTGTTGTTGCACTTCTTTTCACTTCTCGACCGATGTTAATGAATTTCTTTTCGAATATTTGGCGGGCATGAGAATACCTACGCCGTAATGTATTTTTCTCCCTCCTAGTTCTTACCGGAGGAGATGCCCAAATGGggattggttgccattggtaaTCGTGCAGATAAGGTAAAAACATGAATCTGATCAAATTTTCGCACATTTCCTACTTGATATGCTGCCACAAATCGTCTGTAATCAGACGTAGTCAGGTTGGCTAGCAGGGAGTCTGAGTTGCTCCCAataaaggagttgaacaattacaatttttctaagttgtaattttttacaggCAGTGAAGTGCGCGGGATCTGAtagtactaataaaaaatttttaaaaacaattttaaatataattcataagaaCCCTATAgtgattttatttatcaaaaacacTATTTTGGGCTCAATCAACTGTGAACattaaatttgatgaaaataatttttgtaaattactgcTTGaactgaatataaaaaaaatgtttatatttttaagttcctATCAATTTCATTTACAAtatgcatacctaatatattgaatatttggtattttaagtactattttcacaattttaaacatattatttaaaaaggttttatttctatacagaaatggatgaaaataatttacaacatttgacaTATGAAGGTGATCAAACAagcgttttaaaatttaaaagaggtgaatcaaaaaaaattaaaaatagcattCACACGGAAGATTTATTTTGGCACCTGCAAAGATTACTCATGTATGTAGCGACTTAATTTAGTAgctagaaaaataaatagttaacaaaTGTTTACTCTCGTGTTTACTTTTAGAGATAAAGCGTTTTGTGACGTTAAGTTGGAAACAGATGATGGTACAGTAGTTCATGgacataaattgattttaatatcagCTAGTCCATATTTTAGGGCTATGTTTAGTAGCTTTGAAGAAAGGAATAAAGATCATATAGTTATAAAAGGATTAAACTCAACCAGTTTGAAACTCTTGATAAACTATATTTACAGTGGAGAAATAATTGTAAACGAGGAGAATGtaaaggtattatatatttataagacttATACTATAATGAGTTAAATTTgatgttgtttatttttcaaggATATGTTAGCAGCTGCAGATCTCATACAGTTAGACTATATAAGAGCCGCTTGTGAAGAGTTTTTACAAACACAGTTAAATCCATCAAACTGTCTTGGAATCAGAGCATTTGCTGACTTACATAACTGTACAGATTTGATGTCAAGTTCTGATGcctatattaaaaaacagtttttgtatgATAAACATAACTTAATTTTCTTGTTCAGTAAGTAAATTCTATACATTacgataattattttcagaGAAGTggcaaaatataatgaatttctACGTTTATCTCCTGAAGAAGTGATTcaacttatttctctttcaGACCTTGATGTTCCAAAAGAAGAATATGtaagaaaactaaaattattgttattttattattatgggttGAAACTTGAAGATGGCTCAATTTGCTTagctatactctgttcaagtaGAGAAACATAGTCACGTAGCGGCGATCAGTTTATCAAGCCATAGTCTGGCAGCACCCGTTTGTCCATCCAGTAAATTATCTGTATACCCGCAGTATAGTGTTGCCAAGAATTTGCGCTCAAGTCGGGACTACATTTCTTAACTTGAACAGAGTATACATGCAGATatataaaaaactgtaaaagtttaatatatcttatatattgcCCGCTTGTAAGAAGTATATTTGAATTCCGTTTTACAGAATAGAAATTATTACTTTGGCGGTTGTCCCATGTATAGATAGTTAATAAAaccaaatacctattttaatataatatattaagtacctattacaccTCTATAGttgtaattcatttaaatttttaatggttCTTACAATAAACTTAGTCTGtagctattatattacaaataataaaactatatacctatctaattcaactcttaacaatatttatatttcaaatatactaatatagacatatagtaaataattcatGGCTTGcaataaaaaaaggaaatcTAATAGTTGTGTAAGAGATCCCAAGAGGTAACCAGGAGGTATTTGTTATTAGAACTAACTTTGCAAATTATTCTTTAACTCATGCAAcacaattaaatttgtttgtgttgatggtataacaaataaatatattattgagcaaaaaaaaaaatattggcgacaatattttatttatacattttgctatattatattaattaaattgtgtttgcatgttataggtatttgaaagtGTTATGAATTGGGTAAGACATGAATTAGGCTGCAGAAAACAATTTTTGCCAGATTTGATGGAACATGTAAGATTGCCATTAACTTCAAAACCGTATCTATTAAACAATGTAGTCGAAGAGCCTCTCCTAAACAATTGTCATAAATGTATGCTtttccataaattaaaattttagtgtaatttttgtagtttataattataatatttttaggtaaaaattatgtattagaaGCAATACAATTCCATACAATCAAGTCACAAAAAATAATGACCATACCAAAAACTATTCGATCTAAACCTAGGCGATCTGTTGGTTTACAAAAAGTATGTTtctgttttgataattttacctttatagttatttcataaatttatttcttCCAGGTTATCCTTATGTTTACTTACTCGCCGGGCAAGGGTAATTTTATAAGCTGGTATGACCCTACAAACAACCTATGCCGcattgcactaaaaattaatgAGGAACGCATCATAAATCATCTTGATTTAATAGCGGATCAATTTGTtcttgctattggttatagttTTCTTCGTTCTATTccgtttattaaaatacttgatatattttcaagAGAATGCAGTTGGGTATCAATGGTTAATACGTTGGTTTATCGGCAAGGTTTTGGCATTggtgtattgaataataatatatatgttgtaaGTTACCCATTATATTACTCATTTGTTTATTCAGTGATtgctaaaattatttgtatttataagctTTTTTCAAGCAGATACTAAAAACCttgtcaaattaaatatacccataaaaaatgtatataatatgtcattggtccataaaatttgtattgattaTCATCTAATAGCAATCAAATTTCATCTGAGTAGTGGAAACTACAAacaattatagaattttttgttttttttactttaactaCCGCTATTTAACCGTACAGCctacattaatttatagttttatattaaaaaaggaaAACTAGGTGTGGGATGgctagtatataattattgattaataaacatgatataatattgaaatctaGATTGGCGgaaaaaatggtaatattagtttaaacaGCGTTGAAGTCTTCGATGTCAATCTGGAAGAATGGCGAATGGTTTCTAGTATGGCTATCAAGAGATGCGATGTTGGTGTTGGAATTCTAAACAATCTTTTATACGCggtaaaaaatatcttttagtaaaattaaattttattaagttgtatcaTTTGTATAGGTAGGAGGTTTTGATATATCTACAAGTGAAGAATTAAATTCAGTTGAATGTTATGATCCCAGTCTGGACGAATGGAAACTAGTTGCACCAATGTCCAAACGTCGTTCTAGTTTTGGTATTGGAGTCTTAGACGGCGTTATATATGCTGTCGGTGGTGCTGACACTTTAGAAGATTGTAATTCTGTCTCTGTTGAGGCCTATAGACCAAGTGTCGGAGTATGGACTCCAGTGGCTGACATGTTGTCTGGCTACAAGtcttgtaactataatatttatattttcgaagaatatatttgtaaaaatgtattaaatattatttttttttttttttttgatatagggCCTGTGACTACAGTTATTGATGGCTTAATGTATGTTATTGGTAATACAGATTCTATTGACATGCTGACTATCCAAGTATACAATCCCAAAACCAATGCATGGAAATTAATGAATACCACTTTAAATGATGCTGGACTTATTATGGCTGCAGTAACCAGTGATAGACCATTATGTTTTAAAACCAAATTGCATAAATGCTCTCATGGTTGGtagttataatacaatcatattatgtgtaaatgtgtcatattttgataatttgtgtattatagaataaaaaaaactattattgttgAATCAAATAAACCCGcgataaaattatacctattatcaatGCCATTGCTttataccatacaattttaacttgtgttgagctgtttatggatattttaaggtttttttaattcttttttatattaatgtaaataaaatgtattttttgagttaaaccgattgaaaatgtaatacaactaTGAAccaatacaaggctcctaatatattgcctaaatatcagttgaaaaatatttaaaatacatattatgcaaaagttatgttttaaacatttaaagttcaattttagacaacaattattaaattttaaaatgtataaaatgttcaacttattagttgttaaggattgaaaatttaaagcaattattattctgtaatcaaaaaaaataaaatcacagtttttattataaatattttaaaattgcacaATAGGTAAAtaaccaataacaataatttttatagtcattacttttaatataaactttaaattaaacgtAATCCTACGTCGCGTCATTTTGTCTATATATGTCTTTGACTGTAGGGGAATATGGTCCAAAGCATTGCTCAGTGCTCACTTCCGCCGTATTGCGCcttctaataatataactatcgcACCTTTCCTTCCGTCCGCGATCGTCATCAACTGTCGTTGCATAGCTTGCACTCTGCACCGCGCACACCTCACGACGGAGACGGTGCGCTTACATAGTTTGTGTCACAACGAAacctaactttgatttttattttattttcaaaatgtcagtacattaattacataatattagatttaatttgtaCTAAGGacttatttgtaa
It contains:
- the LOC100161418 gene encoding ring canal kelch homolog isoform X2, whose amino-acid sequence is MDENNLQHLTYEGDQTSVLKFKRGESKKIKNSIHTEDLFWHLQRLLIDKAFCDVKLETDDGTVVHGHKLILISASPYFRAMFSSFEERNKDHIVIKGLNSTSLKLLINYIYSGEIIVNEENVKDMLAAADLIQLDYIRAACEEFLQTQLNPSNCLGIRAFADLHNCTDLMSSSDAYIKKQFLEVAKYNEFLRLSPEEVIQLISLSDLDVPKEEYVFESVMNWVRHELGCRKQFLPDLMEHVRLPLTSKPYLLNNVVEEPLLNNCHKCKNYVLEAIQFHTIKSQKIMTIPKTIRSKPRRSVGLQKIGGKNGNISLNSVEVFDVNLEEWRMVSSMAIKRCDVGVGILNNLLYAVGGFDISTSEELNSVECYDPSLDEWKLVAPMSKRRSSFGIGVLDGVIYAVGGADTLEDCNSVSVEAYRPSVGVWTPVADMLSGYKSWPVTTVIDGLMYVIGNTDSIDMLTIQVYNPKTNAWKLMNTTLNDAGLIMAAVTSDRPLCFKTKLHKCSHGW
- the LOC100161418 gene encoding ring canal kelch homolog isoform X1; amino-acid sequence: MDENNLQHLTYEGDQTSVLKFKRGESKKIKNSIHTEDLFWHLQRLLIDKAFCDVKLETDDGTVVHGHKLILISASPYFRAMFSSFEERNKDHIVIKGLNSTSLKLLINYIYSGEIIVNEENVKDMLAAADLIQLDYIRAACEEFLQTQLNPSNCLGIRAFADLHNCTDLMSSSDAYIKKQFLEVAKYNEFLRLSPEEVIQLISLSDLDVPKEEYVFESVMNWVRHELGCRKQFLPDLMEHVRLPLTSKPYLLNNVVEEPLLNNCHKCKNYVLEAIQFHTIKSQKIMTIPKTIRSKPRRSVGLQKVILMFTYSPGKGNFISWYDPTNNLCRIALKINEERIINHLDLIADQFVLAIGYSFLRSIPFIKILDIFSRECSWVSMVNTLVYRQGFGIGVLNNNIYVIGGKNGNISLNSVEVFDVNLEEWRMVSSMAIKRCDVGVGILNNLLYAVGGFDISTSEELNSVECYDPSLDEWKLVAPMSKRRSSFGIGVLDGVIYAVGGADTLEDCNSVSVEAYRPSVGVWTPVADMLSGYKSWPVTTVIDGLMYVIGNTDSIDMLTIQVYNPKTNAWKLMNTTLNDAGLIMAAVTSDRPLCFKTKLHKCSHGW